In Hallerella succinigenes, the following are encoded in one genomic region:
- a CDS encoding LytR/AlgR family response regulator transcription factor gives MQFKTLIVDDEPLARMRMRKLLESYSDLVTIVGEASTGEEAIAQIRAGSPDLVFLDIQMPDMNGFDVLKEVDEEDPLVVFTTAYDEYAIKAFAEDTVDYLLKPIEEDRLKICMDKVRRLGKVLSGEMDPESAVQRLLDRTPDMKQPYLRRIQAKIGDRTVVIPIENVFRFQSEDKYTTVYASNGKFIIGTPLVDLEKRLDPGQFVRVHRAHLIAIDAIAEYQRLPNGHFTIKLHDKDNSVIPVSRNFVSNLHSL, from the coding sequence ATGCAATTCAAAACATTGATCGTAGATGATGAGCCTTTGGCACGCATGAGAATGCGTAAACTGCTGGAATCTTACTCGGATCTCGTGACGATTGTCGGGGAAGCGAGTACTGGCGAAGAAGCGATAGCGCAAATCCGTGCGGGCAGCCCGGATTTGGTTTTTCTCGACATTCAGATGCCGGATATGAACGGCTTTGATGTGCTTAAAGAAGTGGATGAAGAAGATCCCTTGGTGGTCTTCACCACGGCCTACGATGAATATGCGATTAAAGCTTTTGCCGAAGATACGGTGGATTACCTGCTGAAACCGATCGAAGAAGACCGTTTAAAAATTTGCATGGACAAGGTTCGCCGTTTGGGAAAGGTCCTTTCGGGTGAAATGGACCCAGAATCGGCTGTGCAGCGTCTTCTCGACCGCACTCCGGACATGAAGCAACCGTACTTGCGTCGTATTCAGGCAAAGATCGGCGACCGTACCGTGGTCATTCCGATTGAAAATGTTTTCCGCTTCCAGAGTGAAGACAAGTACACGACGGTTTACGCTTCGAATGGAAAGTTCATCATTGGAACTCCTCTGGTGGATTTGGAAAAGCGTTTGGATCCGGGACAGTTTGTCCGTGTTCACCGTGCTCATTTGATTGCAATCGATGCGATCGCGGAATATCAGCGTTTGCCGAATGGACATTTCACAATCAAGCTGCATGACAAGGATAATTCCGTGATACCGGTCAGCCGCAATTTTGTGAGCAATCTCCATTCTCTCTAA
- a CDS encoding sodium-dependent transporter: MAREGFKSRAGFLLVSAGCAIGIGNVWKFPFLAGQNGGGLFVLFYILFLILMGAPVLTMELAVGRASKRSAVSGYRALEPKGSKWHLHGYVCFLGCLLLMMYYTTVAGWMLNYFWKFASGTFSNIPASEVSNVFSSMLADPLQVVGCMVLTSVLGFLVNSFGVQKGLEVTTKWMMLGLLILIVALGVHSVLLPGAGEGLSFYLVPSLENVQSQGVVKVITAAMNQAFFTLSLGVAAMEIFGSYTSDKYTLGGEAIRICILDTMVALASGLIIFPACFAFGVQPDAGPSLIFLTLPRVFMNMTGGRFWGAAFFLFMIFASMSTVLAVFENLMSGFLDDFKWTRRKATVVCFVIVLITSLPCALGYNVWSDVHLIGDRDVLESEDFIVSNFLLPLGSLVYLLFCVTKWGWGFDNYIAEANKGQGFKIPYWLKNYFRFVLPILILIIFIGGLV; this comes from the coding sequence ATGGCAAGAGAAGGTTTTAAATCCCGAGCAGGATTTTTGCTCGTTTCCGCGGGCTGTGCAATCGGCATTGGTAACGTATGGAAGTTCCCCTTCCTCGCAGGTCAAAATGGTGGCGGCCTCTTTGTTCTGTTCTACATTCTCTTTTTGATTTTGATGGGCGCTCCGGTGCTCACGATGGAACTAGCCGTCGGTCGTGCTTCCAAGCGTTCGGCGGTTTCGGGCTACCGCGCTTTGGAACCGAAAGGCTCCAAGTGGCATTTGCACGGCTATGTCTGTTTCCTCGGCTGCTTGTTGTTGATGATGTATTATACAACAGTCGCTGGATGGATGCTGAACTACTTCTGGAAATTCGCGAGCGGAACATTTTCGAACATTCCGGCTTCGGAAGTTTCAAATGTTTTCTCTTCTATGCTTGCGGATCCGCTGCAGGTTGTGGGCTGTATGGTGCTTACGTCCGTTCTCGGCTTTTTGGTGAACAGCTTCGGCGTGCAAAAGGGCCTTGAAGTCACGACCAAGTGGATGATGCTCGGCCTCTTGATTTTGATCGTTGCGCTCGGCGTTCACAGTGTGCTGCTTCCAGGGGCAGGAGAAGGACTTTCTTTCTACCTCGTGCCGAGCCTTGAAAACGTGCAGAGCCAGGGCGTTGTAAAGGTGATTACCGCTGCGATGAATCAAGCGTTCTTCACTCTTTCTTTGGGCGTTGCGGCAATGGAAATCTTTGGTTCCTATACTTCGGATAAGTACACGCTCGGCGGTGAAGCGATTCGCATTTGCATTTTGGATACGATGGTCGCTCTTGCTTCGGGCTTGATCATTTTCCCGGCGTGCTTTGCTTTCGGTGTGCAACCGGATGCGGGTCCGAGCCTTATCTTCCTCACGCTTCCGCGCGTGTTTATGAACATGACGGGCGGACGTTTCTGGGGTGCCGCGTTCTTCCTCTTCATGATTTTTGCGAGTATGTCGACCGTGCTTGCGGTGTTCGAAAATTTGATGTCTGGATTCCTCGATGACTTCAAGTGGACGCGTCGCAAGGCGACTGTGGTTTGCTTCGTCATTGTGTTGATTACTTCGCTCCCGTGCGCTTTGGGCTATAATGTTTGGAGCGATGTGCATCTGATCGGTGACCGTGACGTTCTGGAGTCGGAAGATTTTATCGTTTCGAATTTCTTGCTTCCGTTGGGTTCCTTGGTGTATTTGCTCTTCTGCGTAACCAAGTGGGGCTGGGGCTTTGATAATTACATTGCGGAAGCGAATAAGGGTCAAGGCTTTAAGATTCCGTATTGGCTCAAGAATTACTTCCGCTTTGTCCTTCCGATTCTGATTTTGATCATCTTTATCGGCGGTTTGGTCTAA
- a CDS encoding inositol monophosphatase family protein, protein MQVDDILQRAQSWANEAGASALAMQKHLGSIKFKNPKDVVTAADFESERIIIGHIQNEFPEHSIRTEEAGHVKEGSRYEWIIDPVDGTVNFSRGIPLWGISIALVENTEAGAKPIIAVVNLPGLGKMFTACKGSGTFANGEHVHVSMVDDLTKAIVSNGDFNVGDWEKINAQNLKNFKSEAEHCTRVKCYGSAVIEGAFTAQGSLDGFVMTMSYPWDIAAIALLVEEAGGKATRFDGKPLRFEDGEQALFSNGILHDQFLQILK, encoded by the coding sequence ATGCAAGTAGATGACATTTTACAAAGAGCCCAATCCTGGGCAAACGAAGCAGGCGCTTCGGCACTCGCCATGCAAAAACATCTTGGCAGTATCAAATTCAAAAATCCGAAGGATGTTGTGACCGCTGCCGACTTTGAAAGCGAACGGATTATCATCGGTCATATTCAAAATGAATTTCCGGAGCATTCCATTCGAACAGAAGAAGCGGGACATGTGAAAGAAGGCTCCCGCTATGAATGGATTATCGATCCTGTGGACGGTACGGTGAACTTTAGCCGTGGAATCCCTTTGTGGGGGATTTCGATTGCTCTTGTCGAGAATACAGAAGCAGGCGCAAAGCCGATTATCGCTGTGGTGAATCTTCCGGGCCTCGGAAAAATGTTCACTGCGTGTAAAGGAAGCGGCACGTTTGCAAACGGGGAACATGTCCATGTGAGCATGGTCGATGACCTCACCAAGGCAATCGTTTCGAACGGAGACTTTAACGTTGGCGATTGGGAAAAAATCAATGCGCAGAATTTGAAAAATTTCAAAAGCGAAGCAGAACATTGCACGCGCGTCAAATGCTACGGCAGTGCTGTCATCGAAGGAGCGTTCACGGCGCAAGGATCGCTTGATGGTTTTGTGATGACGATGAGTTATCCGTGGGATATTGCAGCTATCGCACTTCTGGTGGAAGAAGCGGGCGGCAAAGCGACGCGCTTCGACGGAAAACCGCTTCGCTTTGAAGACGGCGAACAGGCTCTCTTCAGCAATGGAATTTTGCACGATCAATTTTTACAAATCTTAAAGTGA
- a CDS encoding DUF6588 family protein, translating to MKKFISLLSLFAVSTLFAAPEWGSDFASMSAFQKIYGRTSYVKPIATYMGTVLNGSWVTGASIDKSLVFEAGMPFNIAFVSDDDRSYKFNGVEIPTIFGDKFEGEIGGSKELHNLSVFTLPYLQMGLSAFYTRIALRAMYFPSISQLKGYHLFGFGLQHSFGHFFVDKLPAPLKGLDVSLFFGYNSAYVGYTPEDWEGQLDLNFGSTHTAFIIGYKPIPFVEVMLSLGYQTVSMKASGNMIEYDGNHATGNTVKPDVNMDGNGGFRLDFEVAFSFGAFHPTIGINAGANTSLNANVLYFKQTLFELESTPSKDDPVDHVVHESEESSK from the coding sequence ATGAAAAAGTTTATCTCCCTTTTGAGTTTATTTGCCGTTTCGACCCTTTTTGCCGCGCCGGAATGGGGCAGTGATTTCGCTTCGATGAGTGCCTTCCAGAAAATCTACGGGCGCACCTCTTATGTCAAACCGATCGCCACTTACATGGGAACCGTTTTAAATGGAAGCTGGGTCACCGGAGCTTCTATCGACAAAAGCCTTGTTTTTGAAGCGGGCATGCCGTTCAACATTGCGTTTGTAAGCGATGATGACCGTTCTTATAAATTCAACGGGGTTGAAATTCCGACGATTTTCGGCGACAAGTTTGAAGGGGAAATCGGCGGTAGCAAGGAACTTCACAATCTTTCCGTTTTCACATTGCCCTATTTGCAAATGGGGCTGAGCGCGTTTTACACACGAATCGCTTTACGCGCTATGTATTTCCCAAGCATTAGCCAGCTCAAAGGGTATCATCTTTTTGGATTTGGTTTGCAGCATAGCTTTGGGCACTTCTTCGTCGACAAGCTTCCGGCCCCGCTCAAGGGTTTGGACGTGAGCCTTTTCTTCGGATATAACTCCGCCTATGTTGGTTATACGCCCGAAGACTGGGAAGGACAATTGGACCTGAATTTTGGTTCGACCCACACGGCATTCATTATCGGTTACAAGCCGATTCCATTTGTTGAAGTCATGCTCTCGCTCGGCTACCAGACCGTTTCGATGAAAGCCAGCGGCAATATGATCGAATATGACGGCAATCACGCTACAGGCAACACCGTAAAACCCGACGTCAATATGGACGGCAACGGCGGATTCCGTTTAGACTTCGAAGTCGCCTTCTCGTTTGGCGCCTTCCACCCGACAATCGGCATCAACGCCGGTGCAAATACTTCTTTGAACGCGAATGTTCTTTACTTCAAACAGACCTTGTTTGAACTGGAAAGCACTCCGTCTAAGGATGACCCGGTCGATCACGTTGTCCACGAATCCGAAGAAAGCTCGAAGTAA
- the uvrC gene encoding excinuclease ABC subunit UvrC has product MLDSIQKRLEELPSRPGVYLMKDAAGKIIYVGKAKVLAHRVRSYFDGRPKAGHRAAMLMLPYIRDIEWIVTDTEQEAFILEANLIRKHKPHYNVRLKDDKHYPYIAIDFKDPFPRLFLSRHASHRYRCYGPFPSSKAFRSLVDISARLFQMRECKLVFPLPKPQRPCLNFHIGRCMAPCANLCTQEEYAKSVTEMVQILEGKRDDLLTQWTREMQEASANLDFESAAKKRDAIEALQATSTNQKADTTDTTLKLDVVAVRRNGNLATAVIFEYRKGVISGRRHYQLECDQEQDESEILCETLLKWYEGEELIPNEIAISNPIPEEDRLQIEEDLAELTTHKVSLSVPQRGERVQFMKLALANAEMLLVEAQSEVKHFDEVDQSVYDLQRELGLAKTPFRIECVDISHLAGTHTVASLVAFKNGRPDKKNYRKFIIKSVSGIDDFASMREVMTRRLRRLEAEGVPMPDLWVCDGGKGQVDATMQILRELGHDRDLPLIGLAKRLEEIVFPDDRKSIVLHRTSAALKLLQNARDEAHRFAITYQRSKRKEDLRVAWLDLPGIGDETRIKILSKYRSREDFLKAPVGDIQDLFGKKRGLTIREKVEKYDSKAEMF; this is encoded by the coding sequence TTGCTCGATTCCATTCAAAAGAGGCTTGAAGAGCTCCCATCGCGGCCCGGCGTTTACTTGATGAAGGACGCCGCGGGAAAAATCATTTATGTGGGAAAGGCAAAAGTCCTCGCTCACCGCGTCCGTAGTTATTTTGACGGAAGGCCAAAGGCCGGACATCGGGCGGCGATGCTCATGCTCCCTTACATTCGTGACATCGAATGGATTGTAACCGATACCGAACAGGAAGCTTTTATTCTAGAAGCGAACCTGATTCGAAAGCACAAGCCCCACTATAATGTCCGCTTAAAAGACGACAAGCATTATCCGTACATCGCGATTGATTTCAAGGATCCGTTCCCCCGGCTTTTTCTTTCGCGGCATGCGAGCCATCGCTATCGTTGCTACGGCCCATTTCCTAGTTCCAAAGCGTTTCGCTCCCTGGTGGATATTTCCGCAAGGCTTTTCCAGATGCGGGAATGCAAGCTTGTTTTTCCACTCCCCAAGCCTCAGCGTCCTTGCTTGAATTTTCACATTGGACGTTGCATGGCGCCGTGTGCAAACCTTTGCACGCAAGAAGAATATGCAAAAAGCGTTACTGAAATGGTGCAGATCTTGGAAGGGAAGCGCGACGATCTGCTAACTCAATGGACGCGCGAAATGCAAGAAGCGAGCGCCAATTTGGACTTTGAAAGTGCCGCGAAAAAGCGCGATGCCATCGAAGCATTGCAGGCGACGAGCACGAATCAAAAGGCTGACACGACGGATACGACTTTAAAGCTCGATGTGGTCGCTGTGCGCCGCAACGGAAACCTCGCCACCGCCGTCATCTTCGAATACCGCAAAGGCGTTATTTCGGGCCGTAGACATTATCAGCTCGAATGTGACCAGGAACAGGACGAATCCGAAATTCTTTGTGAAACGCTTCTCAAATGGTACGAAGGCGAAGAACTGATTCCGAACGAAATCGCCATCAGCAACCCGATTCCCGAAGAAGATCGTTTGCAAATCGAAGAAGATCTCGCCGAACTGACAACGCACAAGGTAAGCCTGAGCGTACCGCAGCGTGGCGAACGCGTGCAATTCATGAAACTCGCCTTGGCAAATGCGGAAATGCTCCTTGTAGAAGCGCAGTCCGAAGTCAAGCACTTTGACGAAGTCGATCAGAGCGTTTACGATTTACAACGGGAATTGGGGCTTGCCAAGACGCCATTCCGCATTGAATGCGTGGATATTTCGCACTTGGCAGGAACGCATACCGTGGCGAGCCTTGTCGCCTTTAAGAATGGCCGCCCCGATAAAAAGAACTATCGCAAGTTCATCATCAAAAGCGTTTCCGGCATCGATGACTTTGCGAGCATGCGCGAAGTCATGACGCGTCGCCTGCGACGCCTAGAAGCCGAAGGCGTTCCGATGCCGGATCTCTGGGTCTGTGACGGTGGTAAGGGACAGGTCGATGCGACGATGCAGATTCTGAGGGAGCTCGGCCACGATAGAGATTTACCGCTCATCGGCCTTGCGAAACGTTTGGAAGAAATCGTCTTCCCCGACGACAGAAAGTCCATTGTGCTGCACCGTACGAGCGCCGCGTTGAAACTTTTGCAAAACGCCCGTGATGAAGCCCACCGCTTTGCGATTACGTATCAGCGGAGCAAGCGCAAAGAAGATTTGCGCGTCGCCTGGCTTGACCTTCCTGGAATCGGCGACGAAACCCGCATCAAGATCCTTTCCAAATACCGCAGCCGTGAAGATTTTTTAAAGGCCCCGGTCGGAGACATTCAAGATCTCTTCGGAAAAAAGCGCGGTCTGACGATCCGTGAAAAAGTGGAAAAGTACGATTCCAAAGCGGAGATGTTTTGA
- the dinB gene encoding DNA polymerase IV has protein sequence MIRKIIHIDMDCFFAAVEMRSDPSLRDVPMAVGGTVEERGVLSTCNYPARKFGLHSAMSTFKAFKLCPELKLVHPHFEIYKAESDEIFKIFHRYTNRIEGLSLDEAFLDVTGSDTQNGSASLIAQEIRETIFKERDGITASAGIAPNKFLAKVASDWNKPNGQFTITPNEVEAFTRELPLNKIPGVGKASSQKLASLGLHLCKDVLPLPKEALFRHFGSFGETLYELVRGIDNRPVVTNRVRKSISTENTFPKDIQGVEDCEQELRTIYFEFLRRAHRYVEKQNQKNFPAFHCFVKIKYANFKSTTIERCFKDVSWKRFSELFRERYDSSQKVRLLGAGIRLDEPETGESQVDLFG, from the coding sequence TTGATTCGTAAAATCATCCACATCGACATGGACTGCTTTTTTGCAGCGGTCGAAATGCGAAGCGATCCCTCGCTCCGTGACGTTCCGATGGCGGTCGGCGGCACGGTCGAAGAACGCGGTGTACTTTCCACGTGCAACTATCCCGCGCGTAAGTTCGGATTGCATTCGGCGATGTCCACCTTCAAAGCGTTCAAGCTTTGTCCGGAACTCAAACTGGTGCATCCGCATTTTGAAATATACAAGGCGGAGTCCGACGAGATCTTCAAAATCTTTCACCGCTACACGAACCGCATCGAAGGACTCAGCCTCGATGAAGCTTTTTTAGACGTCACCGGCAGCGACACGCAAAACGGTTCCGCATCGCTCATCGCACAAGAAATCCGAGAGACCATCTTCAAGGAACGTGACGGCATCACGGCAAGCGCAGGCATTGCACCGAACAAGTTCCTTGCCAAAGTCGCAAGCGATTGGAACAAGCCCAACGGTCAGTTCACCATTACGCCGAACGAAGTCGAAGCCTTCACACGGGAACTTCCTCTGAATAAAATTCCGGGCGTCGGGAAAGCGAGCAGCCAAAAACTCGCCTCGCTTGGACTTCACCTTTGCAAAGACGTTCTTCCGCTCCCCAAAGAAGCTCTCTTTAGACACTTCGGAAGCTTCGGCGAAACGCTCTATGAACTCGTCCGCGGCATCGACAATCGTCCCGTCGTCACGAACCGCGTCCGCAAATCCATTTCAACGGAAAACACTTTTCCCAAAGACATTCAAGGCGTGGAAGATTGCGAACAGGAACTCCGCACGATTTACTTTGAGTTTTTAAGGCGCGCCCACCGCTATGTGGAAAAGCAAAATCAAAAAAACTTCCCTGCGTTCCACTGCTTTGTCAAAATCAAATACGCGAATTTCAAGTCCACGACAATCGAACGTTGCTTTAAGGACGTCTCCTGGAAAAGATTTTCCGAGCTTTTCCGCGAACGTTACGATTCGAGCCAAAAGGTGCGCCTCCTCGGAGCGGGCATTCGCCTAGATGAGCCGGAGACGGGAGAATCTCAAGTCGATTTATTCGGGTGA
- a CDS encoding DUF6175 family protein, which translates to MDVEAELRKDSQEFSARNPESIQPVIKSKSISKPSVMVLPAGTKNLTESMNLLNNDSYANAASNAINGYLTEKQFNVKALEGSTQINDVVTLQNEIAGQEEDLSYIASLSFGADVYIKFSVDIRHSQILANLSAYESTSGRMLGTQTSTVNDNGTRKEELIASAMHKALPGLLRKVQAYWDADSQFGTPYKLILYFNGDFSNLDVAHSRVSTLLKQQFVKIQTNAMTDKTSEYTIYVNSQDCGDSYEVYNALRAALGSSFEVKKRSLVQRLLIVELY; encoded by the coding sequence TTGGATGTAGAAGCGGAGCTGCGAAAGGATTCGCAAGAGTTTTCTGCACGGAATCCAGAATCGATCCAGCCGGTCATTAAATCCAAGTCGATATCCAAGCCTTCTGTCATGGTCCTTCCTGCGGGAACCAAGAACCTGACCGAAAGCATGAACCTTTTGAATAACGATTCCTATGCGAATGCGGCATCGAACGCCATCAACGGTTATCTGACCGAAAAACAGTTCAACGTAAAAGCCTTGGAAGGTTCTACGCAGATCAACGACGTGGTGACTTTGCAAAATGAAATCGCCGGGCAGGAAGAAGATCTTTCCTACATTGCGAGTCTTTCCTTTGGCGCAGACGTTTACATCAAATTTTCCGTTGATATCCGCCATAGTCAAATTCTTGCAAACTTGAGCGCCTACGAATCGACTTCGGGACGTATGCTCGGCACACAGACTTCGACCGTCAATGACAACGGCACACGCAAAGAAGAACTGATCGCAAGTGCCATGCACAAAGCCTTGCCGGGCCTTCTGCGCAAAGTCCAAGCCTATTGGGATGCAGATTCCCAATTCGGAACTCCGTACAAGCTAATTCTCTATTTCAACGGGGACTTCAGCAATTTGGACGTTGCCCATTCCCGCGTTTCGACTCTTCTCAAACAGCAGTTTGTGAAAATTCAAACCAATGCGATGACCGACAAAACTTCGGAATATACGATTTACGTGAATTCGCAGGACTGCGGCGATTCCTATGAAGTATACAACGCTCTGCGTGCGGCTCTCGGTTCAAGCTTTGAAGTAAAAAAGCGGAGCCTTGTCCAAAGACTTTTAATTGTGGAATTGTACTGA
- a CDS encoding TPM domain-containing protein: protein MMKFKIVLFCFLAFALPLFAFSQAESSIDDRAKFLSEQERSSFTAYVDELYEKTHFSLYLYTASSEVRDPKPIADSLLNAGLENDSLRAVIFVDGTSHYRYLSISPAAQKFISNAVAERLAQKYLLPEFRKDRYGQGIIVFGAELAKNVARLHDVRLQSSLPRPTKDGLPGIAWFLILAVVVTVIIAFTYFARQSRRAARREQIREFGGFPHPKFDSGFGG, encoded by the coding sequence ATGATGAAATTCAAAATCGTTCTATTCTGCTTCTTGGCATTCGCCCTTCCGCTATTCGCCTTTTCCCAAGCAGAATCCTCCATCGATGACCGCGCCAAATTCCTTTCGGAGCAGGAACGTTCTTCGTTTACCGCCTACGTCGATGAGCTTTACGAAAAAACGCATTTTTCCCTGTACCTGTACACGGCAAGTTCCGAAGTTCGCGATCCAAAGCCGATAGCGGATTCCCTTTTGAATGCAGGTCTTGAAAACGATTCCCTGCGCGCCGTGATCTTTGTCGACGGGACTTCGCATTACCGCTATCTTTCGATTTCTCCTGCAGCGCAGAAGTTTATTTCGAATGCTGTGGCGGAACGTCTCGCGCAAAAATATCTGCTGCCGGAATTTCGCAAGGACCGTTACGGTCAAGGTATTATCGTTTTTGGAGCAGAACTTGCAAAAAACGTCGCCCGTTTGCACGACGTCCGTTTGCAATCCAGCTTACCGCGCCCGACAAAAGATGGACTCCCAGGCATCGCCTGGTTCTTGATTCTTGCGGTCGTCGTGACGGTCATCATCGCCTTTACGTATTTTGCCCGTCAAAGTCGTCGTGCAGCACGTCGGGAACAGATTCGGGAATTCGGCGGATTCCCTCACCCAAAATTTGACTCTGGATTCGGAGGTTAA
- a CDS encoding NAD(P)H-hydrate dehydratase, producing the protein MQLPFRPSDSNKFTFGNVLNMAGSLNYRGAAYLSSVSALRVGAGYVTLAAIPPVIESVASQLPDAVYLPLPQCGSTMAKDAVQVILNRFKPGTVCSLGCGISAIEDDPHDLPFVVHALLDGLMKQKASLVLDADGLNIFATFDDKPKLSERCVMTPHPKELSRLLNVSVEEIQKNRIDAARDASKRFGTVVLLKGHRTVVANGNEFRINDTGCSALAKAGSGDCLTGIIAGLLAQKVEPFDAAVFGAKIHGIAGELAAKKLSDYGVLASDLPRYIAKAMLQLQH; encoded by the coding sequence ATGCAACTGCCTTTTCGCCCGAGTGATTCGAATAAGTTCACATTTGGCAATGTATTGAACATGGCTGGTTCTTTGAATTACCGGGGAGCGGCCTATCTTTCCTCGGTTTCTGCGCTTCGTGTGGGTGCAGGCTATGTGACGTTAGCGGCAATTCCACCGGTGATCGAATCGGTGGCATCCCAACTCCCGGATGCGGTCTATTTGCCGCTTCCGCAGTGCGGCTCTACGATGGCTAAAGATGCGGTCCAAGTGATTCTAAATCGGTTTAAGCCGGGAACGGTTTGTTCCTTGGGCTGTGGAATTTCGGCAATCGAAGATGACCCGCATGATTTGCCGTTTGTTGTCCATGCGTTGTTAGACGGCTTGATGAAACAAAAGGCTTCGCTGGTTTTGGATGCGGACGGCTTGAATATATTTGCCACGTTTGATGACAAACCGAAACTTTCGGAACGCTGCGTGATGACGCCTCATCCCAAAGAACTTTCTAGACTGCTGAATGTCAGTGTCGAAGAAATTCAAAAGAACCGCATTGACGCGGCACGGGATGCTTCGAAAAGGTTCGGCACGGTTGTGCTCTTAAAGGGACATCGCACGGTCGTCGCAAATGGGAATGAATTCCGCATCAATGACACGGGTTGCTCGGCACTGGCGAAGGCTGGCTCGGGCGACTGCCTCACGGGCATTATCGCAGGGCTTTTGGCGCAAAAGGTAGAGCCGTTTGACGCCGCTGTCTTCGGTGCAAAAATCCATGGCATCGCCGGGGAACTCGCCGCAAAGAAACTTTCCGACTATGGGGTTCTCGCTTCGGACTTGCCGCGTTACATCGCAAAAGCGATGCTTCAACTGCAACATTAA
- the ispD gene encoding 2-C-methyl-D-erythritol 4-phosphate cytidylyltransferase: protein MTSAKFAAVLPAGGLGKRMGSSLPKQLIDLGGKPVYRYSLETFAQMPQIAEVVLAVPADWKSHFEEDLKVSPFADKIQIVVGGKERWQSVQNGIAALSSNVKFALVHDVARPLLSQELILQVMETLEKKGACLVARPSVDTVKVVKDGKVECTIPREKIYLAQTPQAASVELFRELYAKIEAEPLAFLPTDEASILEHFGVPVYIVPGDTLNDKITTPADLERFRAMLEK, encoded by the coding sequence ATGACTTCAGCAAAATTTGCCGCGGTTCTTCCGGCGGGAGGGCTCGGAAAACGCATGGGTTCAAGCCTTCCCAAGCAATTGATCGATTTGGGAGGCAAGCCTGTTTACCGTTATTCGCTTGAAACTTTTGCCCAAATGCCCCAGATTGCAGAAGTGGTCCTGGCTGTTCCGGCAGATTGGAAATCGCATTTTGAAGAAGACTTAAAAGTTTCTCCGTTCGCCGATAAGATTCAAATTGTGGTCGGCGGAAAGGAACGTTGGCAGTCGGTGCAGAACGGCATTGCGGCGCTGTCTTCGAATGTGAAATTTGCTCTCGTGCATGATGTGGCGCGTCCATTGCTTTCGCAGGAATTGATTTTGCAGGTAATGGAAACGCTCGAAAAGAAAGGCGCTTGCCTTGTTGCACGTCCTTCTGTCGATACGGTCAAAGTCGTCAAAGACGGTAAAGTGGAATGCACGATTCCGCGAGAAAAGATTTACCTTGCCCAGACGCCGCAGGCAGCGTCTGTCGAGCTCTTCCGTGAACTGTATGCGAAAATCGAAGCGGAACCGCTGGCCTTTTTGCCGACCGATGAAGCTTCGATTCTGGAACATTTCGGAGTTCCGGTTTACATCGTTCCGGGCGACACCTTGAACGATAAAATCACAACGCCTGCGGATCTCGAAAGATTCCGCGCAATGCTGGAAAAGTAA